Proteins from a single region of Gasterosteus aculeatus chromosome 20, fGasAcu3.hap1.1, whole genome shotgun sequence:
- the rcc1 gene encoding regulator of chromosome condensation, with protein MPANKTAAKRKSEPVAGENKNPKKVKVSHRSHGKEAGQVLVLGQGDVGQLGLGETTIERKKPALVSLPEKTVQVVAGGMHTVCVSETGHVYTFGCNDEGALGRDTTEEGSEMVPGKVALEEKVVQVSAGDSHTAALTEDGTVYVWGSFRDNSGVIGLLEPMKTCTTPVKVPMTEPVVKIASGNDHLVLLTLEGNLYTSGTAEQGQLGRVPEHFSDRGGRKGLGRLLVPQMVKIKGKIHFVDAFCGAYFTFAVSKEGPVYGFGLSNYHQLGTKSTKMCFVPVKLTCFKNSTTCWLDFSGGQHHTLCLDADGQVYSLGRAEYGRLGLGQGAEEKCEPTPVTGIEPASGLACGASVSYAVTREGSVYAWGMGTNLQLGTGEEDDEWSPVKMTGKQLENRVVLSASSGGQHTALLVKDKQES; from the exons ATGCCTGCTAACAAGACTGCTGCCAAGAGGAAGTCTGAGCCtgttgctggagaaaataaaaacccCAAGAAAGTGAAAG TGTCGCACAGGAGTCATGGCAAAGAGGCGGGCCAGGTTCTTGTCCTGGGCCAGGGGGACGTTGGCCAGTTGGGCCTAGGCGAGACCACCATCGAGAGGAAGAAGCCGGCCCTCGTGTCTCTGCCGGAGAAAACCGTACAAGTTGTGGCGGGGGGGATGCACACGGTGTGCGTCAGTGAGACTGGCCAC GTCTACACCTTTGGCTGTAACGACGAAGGTGCTCTCGGTCGGGACACAACGGAGGAGGGGTCTGAGATGGTTCCAGGAAAGGTGGCGTTGGAGGAGAAGGTGGTGCAGGTGTCGGCAGGAGACAGCCACACAGCTGCACTCACAGAGGATGGAACGGTCTACGTATGGGGCTCATTCAGG GATAACAGTGGGGTTATAGGACTTCTGGAGCCCATGAAAACATGCACCACTCCAGTCAAAGTCCCCATGACAGAACCTGTTGTGAAGATTGCATCTG GTAACGACCACCTTGTACTGCTTACGCTGGAGGGAAACCTGTACACATCTGGCACCGCAGAGcaggggcagctgggaagagtCCCTGAGCACTTTTCAGACCGAGGAGGCAGGAAAGGTCTCG GCCGGTTGCTGGTACCACAGATGGTGAAAATCAAAGGGAAAATTCACTTCGTAGATGCTTTCTGTGGAGCGTACTTCACCTTCGCTGTGTCTAAAGAGGGGCCTGTTTATGGATTTGGTCTCTCCAACTATCACCAGCTGG GGACTAAAAGCACCAAGATGTGTTTTGTGCCAGTAAAACTCACGTGCTTCAAAAATTCCACCACCTGCTGGTTGGATTTCTCTGGAGGACAACATCACACACTCTGCCTTGATGCCGACG GACAGGTTTATAGCCTGGGCAGAGCGGAATATGGCCGCCTTGGTCTGGGCCAGGGAGCAGAAGAGAAATGTGAGCCCACGCCAGTGACTGGGATAGAGCCAGCCAGTGGACTGGCATGTGGGGCCTCCGTCAGTTACGCCGTCACCAGAGAAG GGTCTGTGTATGCCTGGGGCATGGGCACCAACCTGCAGCTGGGAACCggcgaggaggacgacgagtgGAGCCCTGTGAAGATGACCGGCAAGCAGCTTGAGAACCGTGTAGTACTGTCGGCCTCCAGTGGGGGGCAACACACAGCCCTCCTGGTCAAAGACAAGCAGGAGAGTTGA